From the Deltaproteobacteria bacterium genome, the window CTTGGCGATTCAAGATGCGGCGAATCCCTTGGGTCACTGCCACCGCGGCATGCTCCGGATTGCGCCCGGTGGCGAAAGCGTTCGGCGTGTCTTCCGGGATAACATAAACCTTCGGCATCGGCAGGCCGCCCTTGGTGGCCAGCTCGCGCACCATGTTGTAGAGCTCGGGGTCCTCGTTGGGTCCGACTTCTTGGCCGCCGTACATCTTGAGCACGATCTTGTCGCTAAACCAGTAGCTGAAGAAGTTCATGGCGCCGGCCAAGATCAGCGCCATCACTGCGCCGTTGGGGCCGCCGACCATCTGGCCGATCCACACCACCAACGCGGTTAGCACTGCGAGGAGAATCGTGGTTCGAAAACCATTCATACTCTGCCCTCCTTTAAGTGTGCAGGTATCCTACGAAATAACTAGACCATGTCAAGTAAGAAGTCATTGTCGCGAATTTGCGTATGGTGCGATGACATTTCAAGGGGGTCGTTTCCAACTTGCGCGAATTTGCCTATGATTCGCCCATCTTCATTAAAATAGGAGCCACTCATGAGAGTCGGCGTGGTGTTTCCGCAAACTGAAATCGGCAGCGATCCGGCTGTCATCAAAGACTATGCGCAAGCGGCGGAGGAGTTGGGCTATCTGCATATTTTAGTCTACGATCACGTTGTCGGCGCCAACAGCGCCAGCCGGCCCAACTGGCGCGCGCCCTACACTCACTTAGACAGTTTTCACGAACCCTTGGTTCTGTTCGGTTATCTGGCTGGGGTGACCAAGAAGATCGAATTCACCACCGGGATTATTATTTTGCCGCAGCGCCAGACCGTCCTGGTCGCCAAGCAAGCCGCAGCGCTCGACGTGCTAAGCCGCGGCCGGCTGCGCTTGGGTATTGGCATCGGCTGGAACGCGGTCGAATACGAAGCGCTGGGCGAAAACTTCAACAACCGCGGCAAGCGCTCCGAAGAGCAGATCGAGCTCATGCGCAAGCTCTGGACCGAAGACGCCGTGACGTTTACCGGCAAATGGCACAAGATCACCGACGCCGGCATAAACCCTTTGCCGGTGCAGCGACCGATCCCGATCTGGTTCGGCGCGACCGATGATCGCGCGCTGCGCCGCTTGGCTAAACATGGCGACGGTTGGTTTCCGTTGATGGCACCCGACGACAAATGCCAAGCCGCGATTGAGAAGGTCCGCGGCTACGCCCGCGCGGCGGGGCGGGATCCGGCGCAGATCGGCATCGAAGGAAGAATCAATTTCGGCCAGGGCTCTGTGGAAAGTTGGCTCAAAGAGCTGGAAGCCTGGAAGAAACTCGGCGCCACCCACGTGAGCGTCAACACGATGAAGTCGGGACTAGCAAACCCCACAGCTCATATTGAAGCGATCCGCCGCTTCAAGAAAGCGATTGCGGCGATTTTGTAGGGGCGACCGGCTGGTCGTCCGGCTTCGGTCCTATTTTAGTGTTTGCGCCTGCGGCCGGCGCGCCAGAAACATCAAGAACATCGACAGCAAACTGACAATCGCGAAGATCGTAAACGCCACGGCATAGCTCTTGGTGAGATCATAGCACAGCCCGGCAATGATCGGGCCGAGAAATGTCCCGCAAGTAGTGATCGATCGGCTGACGCCCTGAATGGTTGCGAAGG encodes:
- a CDS encoding LLM class F420-dependent oxidoreductase — encoded protein: MRVGVVFPQTEIGSDPAVIKDYAQAAEELGYLHILVYDHVVGANSASRPNWRAPYTHLDSFHEPLVLFGYLAGVTKKIEFTTGIIILPQRQTVLVAKQAAALDVLSRGRLRLGIGIGWNAVEYEALGENFNNRGKRSEEQIELMRKLWTEDAVTFTGKWHKITDAGINPLPVQRPIPIWFGATDDRALRRLAKHGDGWFPLMAPDDKCQAAIEKVRGYARAAGRDPAQIGIEGRINFGQGSVESWLKELEAWKKLGATHVSVNTMKSGLANPTAHIEAIRRFKKAIAAIL